One segment of Carcharodon carcharias isolate sCarCar2 chromosome 16, sCarCar2.pri, whole genome shotgun sequence DNA contains the following:
- the LOC121289052 gene encoding monocarboxylate transporter 12-like isoform X1, translated as MSITTDSREIAMPQELGAAEEPVNCPPTPKYTDGGYGWVILASCFIITGLSASFVKIFGIIFLDIQVYFNVFAFKVSWITAITVAVFHMCSPVASALSLLLSHRNVIIIGGILSSLGLLLGSFGFSLLAMYLTTGFLTGLGNGFAWIPSVSLVTQYFTERRPLANALASCGECVFTFIFTPFYQWLVDLMSWRQAMMIIAGIQLNLCVCGALMRPYQPQRKCLNSTTSSASTSQRALCSTGPEYKKNFTNFFDLSLLKQPKFICMVFFGFFSVVGFIIPAIYLIPHAQNIGIPDFQAALLMSYWSAGDLFGRLGCGWLANLRLMKSIRLTTIMITILSIGLMLFPVAKSYMLIIIFSCICGFFFGTMLAIIVTVLTDVMGVEKLDNSLGLIMFFRTIGCLLGPPLAGFLVDITGAYSIGFYVAGGGLFIAACFLVLADYCLSREQSSRQDTEEMVKFTSQSQPREEAEQETLATDRMTENQ; from the exons ATGAGTATAACAACAG ATTCAAGGGAAATTGCAATGCCACAGGAACTTGGAGCTGCTGAGGAGCCCGTTAATTGCCCCCCCACTCCAAAATATACAGATGGTGGCTACGGATGGGTTATTTTAGCATCGTGCTTCATTATAACTGGGCTATCAGCATCCTTTGTGAAAATATTTGGAATCATTTTCCTTGACATCCAGGTGTACTTCAACGTATTTGCCTTTAAGGTTTCCTGGATCACTGCGATCACTGTGGCCGTGTTTCATATGTGTT CCCCGGTAGCCAGTGCTCTCAGTCTCCTGCTGTCACACAGGAATGTCATCATCATCGGTGGCATACTGTCCTCATTGGGGCTACTGCTTGGATCCTTTGGCTTCAGTCTGTTGGCAATGTATCTCACAACAGGTTTTCTCACAG GTTTAGGTAATGGATTTGCTTGGATCCCCTCAGTAAGTCTGGTCACCCAATACTTCACAGAACGGAGGCCATTGGCCAACGCCCTTGCCAGTTGTGGAGAATGTGTCTTCACCTTCATCTTCACACCATTCTACCAGTGGCTTGTCGATCTAATGTCATGGCGGCAAGCAATGATGATCATTGCTGGTATCCAGCTGAATCTTTGTGTCTGTGGAGCTCTGATGAGACCGTATCAGCCACAGAGGAAATGCCTGAATTCTACAACATCATCTGCCTCAACCTCTCAGAGAGCTTTGTGTAGCACAGGTCCAGAGTATAAGAAGAACTTCACTAATTTTTTTGATTTGTCCCTTCTGAAACAACCAAAGTTTATTTGTATGGTCTTCTTTGGGTTTTTCTCTGTCGTAGGATTCATCATTCCTGCCATCTATTTAATTCCTCATGCTCAAAACATTGGGATTCCGGATTTTCAAGCAGCTTTATTGATGTCTTACTGGTCAGCTGGGGATCTCTTTGGGCGACTCGGGTGTGGTTGGCTAGCCAACTTACGCCTTATGAAATCAATCCGTCTTACAACAATAATGATTACGATTTTAAGCATAGGTCTCATGCTTTTTCCTGTAGCTAAGAGTTATATGCTGATCATCATCTTCAGTTGTATTTGTGGGTTCTTCTTCGGGACCATGTTGGCCATTATTGTCACGGTCCTGACTGATGTCATGGGAGTTGAGAAACTGGACAATTCCCTTGGGCTGATTATGTTCTTCAGGACAATTGGGTGCCTTCTTGGACCACCGCTGGcag GATTTCTGGTGGACATTACAGGAGCCTACAGCATTGGGTTCTATGTTGCTGGAGGGGGGCTGTTTATTGCAGCTTGCTTTCTTGTCCTAGCTGACTACTGCTTGAGTCGTGAGCAGAGCTCCAGGCAAGATACAGAGGAGATGGTAAAGTTTACTTCTCAAAGCCAACCTCGGGAAGAAGCAGAGCAAGAGACGCTTGCAACCGACAGAATGACAGAAAACCAATGA
- the LOC121289052 gene encoding monocarboxylate transporter 13-like isoform X3 encodes MSITTDSREIAMPQELGAAEEPVNCPPTPKYTDGGYGWVILASCFIITGLSASFVKIFGIIFLDIQVYFNVFAFKVSWITAITVAVFHMCSPVASALSLLLSHRNVIIIGGILSSLGLLLGSFGFSLLAMYLTTGFLTGLGNGFAWIPSVSLVTQYFTERRPLANALASCGECVFTFIFTPFYQWLVDLMSWRQAMMIIAGIQLNLCVCGALMRPYQPQRKCLNSTTSSASTSQRALCSTGPEYKKNFTNFFDLSLLKQPKFICMVFFGFFSVVGFIIPAIYLIPHAQNIGIPDFQAALLMSYWSAGDLFGRLGCGWLANLRLMKSIRLTTIMITILSIGLMLFPVAKSYMLIIIFSCICGFFFGTMLAIIVTVLTDVMGVEKLDNSLGLIMFFRTIGCLLGPPLAADYCLSREQSSRQDTEEMVKFTSQSQPREEAEQETLATDRMTENQ; translated from the exons ATGAGTATAACAACAG ATTCAAGGGAAATTGCAATGCCACAGGAACTTGGAGCTGCTGAGGAGCCCGTTAATTGCCCCCCCACTCCAAAATATACAGATGGTGGCTACGGATGGGTTATTTTAGCATCGTGCTTCATTATAACTGGGCTATCAGCATCCTTTGTGAAAATATTTGGAATCATTTTCCTTGACATCCAGGTGTACTTCAACGTATTTGCCTTTAAGGTTTCCTGGATCACTGCGATCACTGTGGCCGTGTTTCATATGTGTT CCCCGGTAGCCAGTGCTCTCAGTCTCCTGCTGTCACACAGGAATGTCATCATCATCGGTGGCATACTGTCCTCATTGGGGCTACTGCTTGGATCCTTTGGCTTCAGTCTGTTGGCAATGTATCTCACAACAGGTTTTCTCACAG GTTTAGGTAATGGATTTGCTTGGATCCCCTCAGTAAGTCTGGTCACCCAATACTTCACAGAACGGAGGCCATTGGCCAACGCCCTTGCCAGTTGTGGAGAATGTGTCTTCACCTTCATCTTCACACCATTCTACCAGTGGCTTGTCGATCTAATGTCATGGCGGCAAGCAATGATGATCATTGCTGGTATCCAGCTGAATCTTTGTGTCTGTGGAGCTCTGATGAGACCGTATCAGCCACAGAGGAAATGCCTGAATTCTACAACATCATCTGCCTCAACCTCTCAGAGAGCTTTGTGTAGCACAGGTCCAGAGTATAAGAAGAACTTCACTAATTTTTTTGATTTGTCCCTTCTGAAACAACCAAAGTTTATTTGTATGGTCTTCTTTGGGTTTTTCTCTGTCGTAGGATTCATCATTCCTGCCATCTATTTAATTCCTCATGCTCAAAACATTGGGATTCCGGATTTTCAAGCAGCTTTATTGATGTCTTACTGGTCAGCTGGGGATCTCTTTGGGCGACTCGGGTGTGGTTGGCTAGCCAACTTACGCCTTATGAAATCAATCCGTCTTACAACAATAATGATTACGATTTTAAGCATAGGTCTCATGCTTTTTCCTGTAGCTAAGAGTTATATGCTGATCATCATCTTCAGTTGTATTTGTGGGTTCTTCTTCGGGACCATGTTGGCCATTATTGTCACGGTCCTGACTGATGTCATGGGAGTTGAGAAACTGGACAATTCCCTTGGGCTGATTATGTTCTTCAGGACAATTGGGTGCCTTCTTGGACCACCGCTGGcag CTGACTACTGCTTGAGTCGTGAGCAGAGCTCCAGGCAAGATACAGAGGAGATGGTAAAGTTTACTTCTCAAAGCCAACCTCGGGAAGAAGCAGAGCAAGAGACGCTTGCAACCGACAGAATGACAGAAAACCAATGA
- the LOC121289052 gene encoding monocarboxylate transporter 12-like isoform X5 — translation MSITTAPVASALSLLLSHRNVIIIGGILSSLGLLLGSFGFSLLAMYLTTGFLTGLGNGFAWIPSVSLVTQYFTERRPLANALASCGECVFTFIFTPFYQWLVDLMSWRQAMMIIAGIQLNLCVCGALMRPYQPQRKCLNSTTSSASTSQRALCSTGPEYKKNFTNFFDLSLLKQPKFICMVFFGFFSVVGFIIPAIYLIPHAQNIGIPDFQAALLMSYWSAGDLFGRLGCGWLANLRLMKSIRLTTIMITILSIGLMLFPVAKSYMLIIIFSCICGFFFGTMLAIIVTVLTDVMGVEKLDNSLGLIMFFRTIGCLLGPPLAGFLVDITGAYSIGFYVAGGGLFIAACFLVLADYCLSREQSSRQDTEEMVKFTSQSQPREEAEQETLATDRMTENQ, via the exons ATGAGTATAACAACAG CCCCGGTAGCCAGTGCTCTCAGTCTCCTGCTGTCACACAGGAATGTCATCATCATCGGTGGCATACTGTCCTCATTGGGGCTACTGCTTGGATCCTTTGGCTTCAGTCTGTTGGCAATGTATCTCACAACAGGTTTTCTCACAG GTTTAGGTAATGGATTTGCTTGGATCCCCTCAGTAAGTCTGGTCACCCAATACTTCACAGAACGGAGGCCATTGGCCAACGCCCTTGCCAGTTGTGGAGAATGTGTCTTCACCTTCATCTTCACACCATTCTACCAGTGGCTTGTCGATCTAATGTCATGGCGGCAAGCAATGATGATCATTGCTGGTATCCAGCTGAATCTTTGTGTCTGTGGAGCTCTGATGAGACCGTATCAGCCACAGAGGAAATGCCTGAATTCTACAACATCATCTGCCTCAACCTCTCAGAGAGCTTTGTGTAGCACAGGTCCAGAGTATAAGAAGAACTTCACTAATTTTTTTGATTTGTCCCTTCTGAAACAACCAAAGTTTATTTGTATGGTCTTCTTTGGGTTTTTCTCTGTCGTAGGATTCATCATTCCTGCCATCTATTTAATTCCTCATGCTCAAAACATTGGGATTCCGGATTTTCAAGCAGCTTTATTGATGTCTTACTGGTCAGCTGGGGATCTCTTTGGGCGACTCGGGTGTGGTTGGCTAGCCAACTTACGCCTTATGAAATCAATCCGTCTTACAACAATAATGATTACGATTTTAAGCATAGGTCTCATGCTTTTTCCTGTAGCTAAGAGTTATATGCTGATCATCATCTTCAGTTGTATTTGTGGGTTCTTCTTCGGGACCATGTTGGCCATTATTGTCACGGTCCTGACTGATGTCATGGGAGTTGAGAAACTGGACAATTCCCTTGGGCTGATTATGTTCTTCAGGACAATTGGGTGCCTTCTTGGACCACCGCTGGcag GATTTCTGGTGGACATTACAGGAGCCTACAGCATTGGGTTCTATGTTGCTGGAGGGGGGCTGTTTATTGCAGCTTGCTTTCTTGTCCTAGCTGACTACTGCTTGAGTCGTGAGCAGAGCTCCAGGCAAGATACAGAGGAGATGGTAAAGTTTACTTCTCAAAGCCAACCTCGGGAAGAAGCAGAGCAAGAGACGCTTGCAACCGACAGAATGACAGAAAACCAATGA
- the LOC121289052 gene encoding monocarboxylate transporter 13-like isoform X4 — translation MSITTDSREIAMPQELGAAEEPVNCPPTPKYTDGGYGWVILASCFIITGLSASFVKIFGIIFLDIQVYFNVFAFKVSWITAITVAVFHMCSPVASALSLLLSHRNVIIIGGILSSLGLLLGSFGFSLLAMYLTTGFLTGLGNGFAWIPSVSLVTQYFTERRPLANALASCGECVFTFIFTPFYQWLVDLMSWRQAMMIIAGIQLNLCVCGALMRPYQPQRKCLNSTTSSASTSQRALCSTGFIIPAIYLIPHAQNIGIPDFQAALLMSYWSAGDLFGRLGCGWLANLRLMKSIRLTTIMITILSIGLMLFPVAKSYMLIIIFSCICGFFFGTMLAIIVTVLTDVMGVEKLDNSLGLIMFFRTIGCLLGPPLAGFLVDITGAYSIGFYVAGGGLFIAACFLVLADYCLSREQSSRQDTEEMVKFTSQSQPREEAEQETLATDRMTENQ, via the exons ATGAGTATAACAACAG ATTCAAGGGAAATTGCAATGCCACAGGAACTTGGAGCTGCTGAGGAGCCCGTTAATTGCCCCCCCACTCCAAAATATACAGATGGTGGCTACGGATGGGTTATTTTAGCATCGTGCTTCATTATAACTGGGCTATCAGCATCCTTTGTGAAAATATTTGGAATCATTTTCCTTGACATCCAGGTGTACTTCAACGTATTTGCCTTTAAGGTTTCCTGGATCACTGCGATCACTGTGGCCGTGTTTCATATGTGTT CCCCGGTAGCCAGTGCTCTCAGTCTCCTGCTGTCACACAGGAATGTCATCATCATCGGTGGCATACTGTCCTCATTGGGGCTACTGCTTGGATCCTTTGGCTTCAGTCTGTTGGCAATGTATCTCACAACAGGTTTTCTCACAG GTTTAGGTAATGGATTTGCTTGGATCCCCTCAGTAAGTCTGGTCACCCAATACTTCACAGAACGGAGGCCATTGGCCAACGCCCTTGCCAGTTGTGGAGAATGTGTCTTCACCTTCATCTTCACACCATTCTACCAGTGGCTTGTCGATCTAATGTCATGGCGGCAAGCAATGATGATCATTGCTGGTATCCAGCTGAATCTTTGTGTCTGTGGAGCTCTGATGAGACCGTATCAGCCACAGAGGAAATGCCTGAATTCTACAACATCATCTGCCTCAACCTCTCAGAGAGCTTTGTGTAGCACAG GATTCATCATTCCTGCCATCTATTTAATTCCTCATGCTCAAAACATTGGGATTCCGGATTTTCAAGCAGCTTTATTGATGTCTTACTGGTCAGCTGGGGATCTCTTTGGGCGACTCGGGTGTGGTTGGCTAGCCAACTTACGCCTTATGAAATCAATCCGTCTTACAACAATAATGATTACGATTTTAAGCATAGGTCTCATGCTTTTTCCTGTAGCTAAGAGTTATATGCTGATCATCATCTTCAGTTGTATTTGTGGGTTCTTCTTCGGGACCATGTTGGCCATTATTGTCACGGTCCTGACTGATGTCATGGGAGTTGAGAAACTGGACAATTCCCTTGGGCTGATTATGTTCTTCAGGACAATTGGGTGCCTTCTTGGACCACCGCTGGcag GATTTCTGGTGGACATTACAGGAGCCTACAGCATTGGGTTCTATGTTGCTGGAGGGGGGCTGTTTATTGCAGCTTGCTTTCTTGTCCTAGCTGACTACTGCTTGAGTCGTGAGCAGAGCTCCAGGCAAGATACAGAGGAGATGGTAAAGTTTACTTCTCAAAGCCAACCTCGGGAAGAAGCAGAGCAAGAGACGCTTGCAACCGACAGAATGACAGAAAACCAATGA
- the LOC121289052 gene encoding monocarboxylate transporter 12-like isoform X2 has product MPQELGAAEEPVNCPPTPKYTDGGYGWVILASCFIITGLSASFVKIFGIIFLDIQVYFNVFAFKVSWITAITVAVFHMCSPVASALSLLLSHRNVIIIGGILSSLGLLLGSFGFSLLAMYLTTGFLTGLGNGFAWIPSVSLVTQYFTERRPLANALASCGECVFTFIFTPFYQWLVDLMSWRQAMMIIAGIQLNLCVCGALMRPYQPQRKCLNSTTSSASTSQRALCSTGPEYKKNFTNFFDLSLLKQPKFICMVFFGFFSVVGFIIPAIYLIPHAQNIGIPDFQAALLMSYWSAGDLFGRLGCGWLANLRLMKSIRLTTIMITILSIGLMLFPVAKSYMLIIIFSCICGFFFGTMLAIIVTVLTDVMGVEKLDNSLGLIMFFRTIGCLLGPPLAGFLVDITGAYSIGFYVAGGGLFIAACFLVLADYCLSREQSSRQDTEEMVKFTSQSQPREEAEQETLATDRMTENQ; this is encoded by the exons ATGCCACAGGAACTTGGAGCTGCTGAGGAGCCCGTTAATTGCCCCCCCACTCCAAAATATACAGATGGTGGCTACGGATGGGTTATTTTAGCATCGTGCTTCATTATAACTGGGCTATCAGCATCCTTTGTGAAAATATTTGGAATCATTTTCCTTGACATCCAGGTGTACTTCAACGTATTTGCCTTTAAGGTTTCCTGGATCACTGCGATCACTGTGGCCGTGTTTCATATGTGTT CCCCGGTAGCCAGTGCTCTCAGTCTCCTGCTGTCACACAGGAATGTCATCATCATCGGTGGCATACTGTCCTCATTGGGGCTACTGCTTGGATCCTTTGGCTTCAGTCTGTTGGCAATGTATCTCACAACAGGTTTTCTCACAG GTTTAGGTAATGGATTTGCTTGGATCCCCTCAGTAAGTCTGGTCACCCAATACTTCACAGAACGGAGGCCATTGGCCAACGCCCTTGCCAGTTGTGGAGAATGTGTCTTCACCTTCATCTTCACACCATTCTACCAGTGGCTTGTCGATCTAATGTCATGGCGGCAAGCAATGATGATCATTGCTGGTATCCAGCTGAATCTTTGTGTCTGTGGAGCTCTGATGAGACCGTATCAGCCACAGAGGAAATGCCTGAATTCTACAACATCATCTGCCTCAACCTCTCAGAGAGCTTTGTGTAGCACAGGTCCAGAGTATAAGAAGAACTTCACTAATTTTTTTGATTTGTCCCTTCTGAAACAACCAAAGTTTATTTGTATGGTCTTCTTTGGGTTTTTCTCTGTCGTAGGATTCATCATTCCTGCCATCTATTTAATTCCTCATGCTCAAAACATTGGGATTCCGGATTTTCAAGCAGCTTTATTGATGTCTTACTGGTCAGCTGGGGATCTCTTTGGGCGACTCGGGTGTGGTTGGCTAGCCAACTTACGCCTTATGAAATCAATCCGTCTTACAACAATAATGATTACGATTTTAAGCATAGGTCTCATGCTTTTTCCTGTAGCTAAGAGTTATATGCTGATCATCATCTTCAGTTGTATTTGTGGGTTCTTCTTCGGGACCATGTTGGCCATTATTGTCACGGTCCTGACTGATGTCATGGGAGTTGAGAAACTGGACAATTCCCTTGGGCTGATTATGTTCTTCAGGACAATTGGGTGCCTTCTTGGACCACCGCTGGcag GATTTCTGGTGGACATTACAGGAGCCTACAGCATTGGGTTCTATGTTGCTGGAGGGGGGCTGTTTATTGCAGCTTGCTTTCTTGTCCTAGCTGACTACTGCTTGAGTCGTGAGCAGAGCTCCAGGCAAGATACAGAGGAGATGGTAAAGTTTACTTCTCAAAGCCAACCTCGGGAAGAAGCAGAGCAAGAGACGCTTGCAACCGACAGAATGACAGAAAACCAATGA